GAAGGATCGTTGCCTATTTACGGTGGAGCGCTACTCGCACGAAGAGGCCTGGCGAGATGAGTATTCTGGTAATCCGGGGGAAAACCGGAGCGGGATGCTCATGGTTTTCCCTTAATTTTTTAAGCGGGGTGGATAGCAACGATCAGGGTTGTAGTTACCGGTGCCGCCGGCCGCATGGGCCGGGAAATGACGAAGGGCCTGCTGCAGGCAGAAGACATTGAAGTGGTAGGGGCCGTAGACCGGGTGGCGGTGGGTACGGATATCGGCACCTTAAACGGCCTGCAGCCGCACGGTGTGCCCATTAACGACGACCTGGCGGCAGTGATAAAAACCACTCGTCCTCAGGTCATGGTCGACTTTACCGTGGCGGCCGCCGCCCTGGCCAACGCCCGGCTGGCCGTAGAGCAGGGAGTAAGCCCGGTGATTGGCACCACCGGCATCAGCCTGGAGCAGCTGGATGAGCTGCACCAGCTTTGCGAATGGAGGCAAGTGGGCGCGGTGGTGGCACCCAATTTTTCTTTAGGGGCCGTCTTAATGATGCACTTTGCCCGGCAGGCCGCCCGTTACTTCCCCCGGGCGGAAATTATCGAAATGCACCATGAACAAAAAATCGATGCTCCTTCGGGGACGGCCTTAAAAACGGCGGAACTAATGGCCGGGGAGATAGGGACGGTGCCGGCCCCGCCGGTGGGGGAAGAAAAGGCTGCCGGGGCCAGGGGGGCCACCCACCGGGGCCTGTCCATCCACAGCATTCGCCTGCCGGGAGCGGTGGCCCACCAGGAGGTAATTTTTGGCGGCGAGGGACAGCTCCTGACCATCCGTCATGACACTATCAGCCGGGAAGCCTTTCTGCCGGGGCTTTTACTGGCTGTAAGGCGGGTCCTCCACCTCAAGGGGGTGGTTTACGGGCTGGAAAACTTGCTGGAATTATAGACCTGGCACCTCCCGGAGCGCCCTCACATATATTGCAAGTAGTACAGGTGTACTAACTTGGCAGGAGGTCGTTCCGGCATGGGCGGGATACTGTCAGGGATCAGGGTGGCAATGCTTGGTGGCGATGCCCGGGAAGTCCTTCTCCTGGAGGAGCTGCTGCGCCAGGGGGCCGAGGTCAGGACAGCCGGCCTGGGAGACCTGCCGGAGCAGGAAGGCTGTACCCGTTGTGACGATCCCCTGGACGCCGTGCAGGGGGCAGGGGTAATTATCTTGCCGGTACCGGGGATTAAGGCTGGAGGTATAATCCATGCTCCGCGAGCGCGGCAACCCCTATATTTCACCCGGGAACTGGCCGGGGCCATCCCGGCAGGAACGCCGGTCCTGGTAGGGGTGGCGCGGACCTACCTGAAAGAAATAGCGGCGGAGCGCGGCTGGCAGCTGGTGGAGACGGCCGAGATGGATGAAATGGCCATCTTAAATTCCATCCCTACGGCCGAAGGGGCCATCATGCTGGCCATGCAGGAACTCCCCATTACCCTCCACGGTAGTGAAGCCTTTATCCTGGGACTGGGCCGGATCGGTTTTACCCTGGCGCGGATGCTGGCCGGGATTGGAGCCAGGGTAACGGTAATCGACCGGGGCGCGTCCGACCGAGCCCGGGCTTATGCCGAAGGCTGGCCGGCCTTTACCTTTACGGAACTGGCGGCCATAGTCGAGCGGGCTGACGTCATTTTTAATACTGTACCTGCGCCGGTCCTGACAGGAGAGCTCCTGGCCCGGACCAGGCCCGATGTCCTGATAATTGACCTGGCGTCGGACCCGGGCGGCACAGATTTCACTGCCGCTGCGGCCCTCCGGCGCCGGGCCATGCTCGCTCCGGGACTGCCAGGTAAAGTAGCCCCCCGGACGGCCGGGCGGATCCTGGCCCGTATTTATCCCGCCCTCATATTAAAGTGCCTGGGACGACTGTAAACCCTACGTGGAGGTGCTGAAAATGCGGCTCAAAGGCAAAAGGGTAGGGTTTGCCGTCACAGGCTCCCACTGTACCCTGGCGGCGGTTATCCAAGAGCTGGACAGGATAGTTGCTGAAGGTGCCCAGGTTGTCCCTATTCTGTCCCCGGCTGTCAGGGACAGCGATACTCGCTTTGGCACCAGTGCCTTCTGGCGGGCGGAGGTAGAAAGGATTACCGGGCAAAAAGCCATCGATACTATTGTTACGGCGGAACCAATCGGTCCTAAAAAACTCTTTGACGTCATCGTAGTCGCCCCCTGCACCGGCAATACCCTGGCCAAACTGGCCAACGGGATTACCGATACACCGGTCCTGATGGCCGTGAAGGCCCAGCTGCGGAACCTGCGGCCGGTGGTGCTCGCCATTTCCACCAACGACGGCCTGGGGGCTAACGCCGTAAATTTAGGCCGGGTAATGAACATGAAAAATATTTACCTGGTCCCCTTTGGCCAGGACGACCCGCACGATAAACCCAATTCTCTGGTAGCCAGTATGGATTTAATTGTTGATACCATTCTGGCAGCCCTGGAGGGGCGCCAGATCCAGCCCCTTTTACTGGGTCCTCCGCCAAAGGGGCAGGTGACAGGAGGAAAGTAATTAGCTGATGAAGACTTACAATGTCGCTGTAGTTGGTACCGGAGCCGTAGGCCAGACCATGCTCAAGGTGTTGGAGGAGAGGAATTTTCCCGTCGGTCAACTGAAGGTCCTGGCTACCAGCCGTTCGGCGGGCAAGACCGTGACCTTCAGGGGCGAAGAGTATGTTGTCGAAGAGACTACACCGGCCTCCTTTGCCGGGATCGACGTGGCTCTCTTTGCCGGCGGCGAAGCCAGCAGGATTTACGGCCGCGCGGCGGTTGAAGCCGGGGCGGTGGTGATTGACAACAGCAATAATTTCCGTATGGACCCCGAGGTGCCCCTGGTGGTACCGGAGGTCAATCCCCAGGATGTCCGCTGGCATAAAGGTTTAATTGCCAATCCCAACTGCTCCACCATCCAGATGGTGGTAGCTTTAAAACCCATTTATGATGCTGCCGGCATCAAGCGAATTGTTGTTTCCACCTACCAGGCCGTATCCGGAGCCGGCCAGGAAGCCATTGATGAGCTGCGGCAGCAGAGCCGGCAGGTATTGGCCGGGGAAGAGGTAACAGGTAAAGTTTTTCCCTGGCAGATAGCCTTCAACTGCCTGCCCCATATCGATGTCTTCCTGGAGAACGGGTACAGCAAAGAAGAGATGAAAATGGTTAATGAAACTAAAAAGATTATGGGGGATGATCAGATCCAGGTCACAGCCACTACGGTCCGGGTGCCGGTCTTTAACGGCCACTCGGAGGCAATTAACGTGGAGACGCGGGAAAAACTGACGGCAGCGGCGGCCAGGGAACTCCTGCGCCGGGCCCCGGGGGTCGTAGTGGTGGATGACCTGGAAGCAAAGGCCTATCCCCTGGCCATCCAGGCCGACGGCCGGGATGAAGTCTTTGTCGGCCGTATCCGAGAAGATTTTACCATCGCCAACGGCCTGAATATGTGGGTTGTAGCCGATAATTTGCGTAAAGGTGCGGCTACCAACGCCGTCCAGATTGCGGAACTGTTGGTGCAGGAGGGCCTTCTATAGAGCGAGGTGACGGCCATGAAGGTCCTGGTCCAGAAGTTTGGCGGTTCGTCGGTAGCCACCCCGGAACAGCGGTTAATGGTGGTCCAGCATATCGAAAGGGCCTGCCGGGCCGGCTACCGGGTGGCCGTCGTCGTTTCGGCCATGGGCCGCCGGGGGGCGCCCTATGCCACCGATACTTTACTGGACCTCTTGGGGGACAATCAGGTTTCGCCCCGGGAGCGCGACCTGCTCCTGTCCTGTGGGGAGATTATTGCCGGTGTCGTTTTAAGCGCCACTTTACAGGGACAGGGTATACCGGCCGTTTTTCTCACCGGCGGCCAGGCCGGCATCATTACCGATGCCCGCTTTAATGATGCCCGCATCCTCAGGGTGGAGCCCCGGCGGGTCCAGTCTTACCTGGAGCAGGAGCGGGTAGTGGTGGTAGCCGGTTTCCAGGGGGTTACCGAAGCGGGGGAAATCACCACCCTGGGGCGGGGCGGCAGCGATACTACAGCGGCAGCCTTAGGCGTGGCCCTGAAGGCGGAAGCGGTGGAGATATTCACCGACGTCGACGGTGTCAAGACGGCCGATCCCCGCATCGTCAGCGACGCCAGGACCTTGAGTACCATCACCTATACGGAAGTCTGCCAGATGGCCTATGAGGGGGCGAAAGTAATCCATCCCCGCGCCGTGGAAATCGCCCGGGAAGGAAATATACCCTTAAAGATAAAGTCAACCTTCGGCGACGGGCCGGGCACCCTGGTGGTGGCCTGGCAGCCCGGACCCAGCGGCGTGCACATCAGCCGCGACCGGGTGATTACCGGTATCACCCATATGGCGGGCCTGACCCAGCTCAGGGTTACTTTACCTGAAGGAGAAAGGGCCGAAGCTGTTTTCCAGACCCTGGCCCAGAATAACATTAGTGTTGACTTCATTAACGTCTTTCCCGGGGAACTGGTCTTTACGGTTGCCGCCGGCGCCGCCGGCCGGGCCGTGGAGCTGATTGAGGGGCTGGGCCTTAGCGTTGCCGCCCGCCCTGACTGTGCCAAGGTGGCTGCCGTGGGGGCCGGCATGCGCGGCGTACCCGGGGTAATGGCGACCATTGTCACCGCCCTGAACCGCGAGGGAATAAAGATTTTACAATCGGCCGATTCTTATACATCTATATGGTGCCTGGTAGACAAGGCAGACATGGAGCGGGCCGTGCAGGTCCTGCACCGGGAATTCAAGCTGAACGATGAAGAAACAGGTGAGGTGAAAGCTTATGCCGTGGGGTAGAATCCTCACAGCCATGGTGACTCCCTTTACAGCCGACGGCAAACTAGACCTGAACGGTGCTAAGAAACTGGCCGCTTACCTGGTAGAACATGGCAGCGACGGCCTGGTGGTGGCCGGCACCACCGGGGAGTCGCCGGCTCTAAGCCACGAAG
This Moorella sp. E308F DNA region includes the following protein-coding sequences:
- the dapB gene encoding 4-hydroxy-tetrahydrodipicolinate reductase, which gives rise to MATIRVVVTGAAGRMGREMTKGLLQAEDIEVVGAVDRVAVGTDIGTLNGLQPHGVPINDDLAAVIKTTRPQVMVDFTVAAAALANARLAVEQGVSPVIGTTGISLEQLDELHQLCEWRQVGAVVAPNFSLGAVLMMHFARQAARYFPRAEIIEMHHEQKIDAPSGTALKTAELMAGEIGTVPAPPVGEEKAAGARGATHRGLSIHSIRLPGAVAHQEVIFGGEGQLLTIRHDTISREAFLPGLLLAVRRVLHLKGVVYGLENLLEL
- a CDS encoding dipicolinate synthase subunit B; protein product: MRLKGKRVGFAVTGSHCTLAAVIQELDRIVAEGAQVVPILSPAVRDSDTRFGTSAFWRAEVERITGQKAIDTIVTAEPIGPKKLFDVIVVAPCTGNTLAKLANGITDTPVLMAVKAQLRNLRPVVLAISTNDGLGANAVNLGRVMNMKNIYLVPFGQDDPHDKPNSLVASMDLIVDTILAALEGRQIQPLLLGPPPKGQVTGGK
- the dapG gene encoding aspartate kinase → MKVLVQKFGGSSVATPEQRLMVVQHIERACRAGYRVAVVVSAMGRRGAPYATDTLLDLLGDNQVSPRERDLLLSCGEIIAGVVLSATLQGQGIPAVFLTGGQAGIITDARFNDARILRVEPRRVQSYLEQERVVVVAGFQGVTEAGEITTLGRGGSDTTAAALGVALKAEAVEIFTDVDGVKTADPRIVSDARTLSTITYTEVCQMAYEGAKVIHPRAVEIAREGNIPLKIKSTFGDGPGTLVVAWQPGPSGVHISRDRVITGITHMAGLTQLRVTLPEGERAEAVFQTLAQNNISVDFINVFPGELVFTVAAGAAGRAVELIEGLGLSVAARPDCAKVAAVGAGMRGVPGVMATIVTALNREGIKILQSADSYTSIWCLVDKADMERAVQVLHREFKLNDEETGEVKAYAVG
- the dpsA gene encoding dipicolinate synthase subunit DpsA; the protein is MGGILSGIRVAMLGGDAREVLLLEELLRQGAEVRTAGLGDLPEQEGCTRCDDPLDAVQGAGVIILPVPGIKAGGIIHAPRARQPLYFTRELAGAIPAGTPVLVGVARTYLKEIAAERGWQLVETAEMDEMAILNSIPTAEGAIMLAMQELPITLHGSEAFILGLGRIGFTLARMLAGIGARVTVIDRGASDRARAYAEGWPAFTFTELAAIVERADVIFNTVPAPVLTGELLARTRPDVLIIDLASDPGGTDFTAAAALRRRAMLAPGLPGKVAPRTAGRILARIYPALILKCLGRL
- a CDS encoding aspartate-semialdehyde dehydrogenase, with protein sequence MKTYNVAVVGTGAVGQTMLKVLEERNFPVGQLKVLATSRSAGKTVTFRGEEYVVEETTPASFAGIDVALFAGGEASRIYGRAAVEAGAVVIDNSNNFRMDPEVPLVVPEVNPQDVRWHKGLIANPNCSTIQMVVALKPIYDAAGIKRIVVSTYQAVSGAGQEAIDELRQQSRQVLAGEEVTGKVFPWQIAFNCLPHIDVFLENGYSKEEMKMVNETKKIMGDDQIQVTATTVRVPVFNGHSEAINVETREKLTAAAARELLRRAPGVVVVDDLEAKAYPLAIQADGRDEVFVGRIREDFTIANGLNMWVVADNLRKGAATNAVQIAELLVQEGLL